A window of Cetobacterium somerae ATCC BAA-474 genomic DNA:
CTATCTATTTTCATCTCCTAGTACAGCAGCAAGGGTGGTTTTAGGTAGAAGTGCTAATGGATGGACTGAATGGAAAACTTTTGATGGGAAGCTATTAGATGAGTTTAGAGTAAAAGAGGATTAAAAAAATATGACGAAGGTGTTTAAATAGATAATATGTTTGATTTTACAAACAAAAGAATTTTTCAAAGAGTTAAGTATAAAAAATATTATAATGATACTAAATATTGTGTGAATTTAAATTAATTATTTTGCAGTCAAAAATTAAGGAGGTAAAGATGTTTGCATTAAATTCAAACAATGAAATTATTCATATAAAAAATGCTTTAGTTAAAACAGATTATTATTGTGGAAATTGTGGAAGTGTATTAAGAGTTAGAAATGGTACAATTAAAATTAAACATTTTTATCATCTATCAAAAGATTGTGGAGATAAAGGAGAAAGTCTTATTCATAGGTATTGGAAAGAATATTTTTCAATCTTAAAAGAATTTGAAAAATATCATATAGTTGCGTCAAGAACAGAAGTACATCTATTAAAAGGAACTTATATTCCTGATATAGTTTTAAAAACAGATAAAGGAACTTACATAATTATAGAAATTTGTTATAAAAATCCTAAAACTAATGAATATTTTGAAAAATATAAAAAGTTATCACAATTGGAAAAAGTTTATGAGATTAAAGTTGATTTTGATAAAATTATAGATACTATAACGTTATATGATAAATTTGAATTTGAAAATTTATATAAGGAACTTGAAGTAGCCAAAAATTATTTAATAAATTATTCAAAAGATGG
This region includes:
- a CDS encoding competence protein CoiA family protein, which codes for MQSKIKEVKMFALNSNNEIIHIKNALVKTDYYCGNCGSVLRVRNGTIKIKHFYHLSKDCGDKGESLIHRYWKEYFSILKEFEKYHIVASRTEVHLLKGTYIPDIVLKTDKGTYIIIEICYKNPKTNEYFEKYKKLSQLEKVYEIKVDFDKIIDTITLYDKFEFENLYKELEVAKNYLINYSKDGGIAYTQEMYHPIEIYLSLHKEMNMIYRWSYNPETKKKYKYPYKNSIICTKVKIYLKKYTKFYGAIATDSFYVNIYNERELIENVYKGELGDLYIKIPGYENEIRVCAYVLDKKYFMKNI